In the genome of Thermoleophilaceae bacterium, one region contains:
- a CDS encoding farnesyl diphosphate synthase, which produces MSAPARQAEYPVALQREVDAYLQQLKFSEESTTAGLEEAMRYSLLAGGKRIRPVLALATAEALGRSQDDVMAFAGAIELIHTYSLIHDDLPAMDDDDLRRGKPTCHVVYGEDVAILAGDGLFAEAIKLVLDEQDGQPERVLRALRHLVAAISVSGMVGGQYVDVKETAPHDQAGLRHLHELKTGRLIAAAIECPLLLFGAGEAATMGLRRFAAELGVLFQIVDDILDVTGDEAALGKPQGSDERHGKRTYVSVFGLDRARELARESHRNARAALADAGGQTATLEQITDYILTRDT; this is translated from the coding sequence GTGAGCGCGCCGGCGCGCCAGGCCGAGTACCCGGTGGCTCTGCAGCGGGAGGTGGATGCCTATCTCCAGCAGCTGAAATTCTCTGAGGAGAGCACCACAGCCGGTCTGGAGGAGGCGATGCGCTACTCGCTGCTGGCCGGCGGCAAGCGGATCCGGCCGGTGCTCGCGCTCGCCACCGCGGAGGCGCTGGGCAGAAGCCAGGACGACGTGATGGCGTTCGCCGGCGCGATCGAGCTGATCCACACTTACTCCCTGATCCATGACGACCTCCCGGCGATGGACGACGACGACCTTCGCCGCGGCAAGCCCACCTGCCACGTGGTCTACGGCGAGGACGTGGCCATCCTGGCGGGCGACGGCCTCTTCGCCGAGGCGATCAAGCTGGTGCTCGACGAGCAGGACGGCCAGCCCGAGCGGGTGCTGAGGGCGCTGCGCCATCTTGTGGCCGCAATCTCGGTTAGCGGGATGGTGGGCGGGCAATACGTAGACGTGAAGGAGACGGCGCCGCACGACCAGGCAGGCCTTCGCCACCTGCACGAGCTGAAAACCGGGCGCCTCATCGCGGCCGCAATCGAGTGCCCACTCCTTTTGTTTGGGGCCGGAGAAGCTGCGACAATGGGACTGCGCCGCTTCGCGGCGGAGTTGGGGGTGCTCTTCCAAATCGTCGACGACATACTCGATGTGACCGGTGACGAGGCCGCGCTCGGCAAGCCCCAGGGCTCTGACGAGCGGCATGGCAAGCGCACATACGTAAGCGTGTTCGGACTGGATCGCGCGAGGGAGCTGGCCCGGGAGTCACATCGAAACGCGCGCGCCGCGCTCGCGGATGCGGGCGGGCAGACGGCCACGCTCGAACAGATCACCGACTACATCCTCACCAGAGACACATGA
- the dxs gene encoding 1-deoxy-D-xylulose-5-phosphate synthase, whose product MSLLENVNKPQDLHELDDEQLQQLAQEVREHVIDTIGEIGGHFGANLGVCELAVALHSLLNSPKDKIIWDVGHQAYPHKVLTGRRDQLQTIRQYGGLAPFCSIFESEHDIIGAGHASTSVSYAVGLKEAMRHGVGEDGKVVAVIGDGALTGGVAFEALHNAGGLDVPIVIILNDNGMSIAPNVGALSRYFNRVRLNPKLHRAREGVETGLTKLPAGIGDRIERLGPQIKESIKAFWAPGLLFEELDLAYVGVVDGHDVHALRNAIGEALKADRPVVVHIKTVKGKGFAPAEDGGLEGMEKWHAAKPASIVNGAPAPAPKKNGAARFAKPAPPQYTTVFGNALVEECKRDERVCGITAAMNSGTGLNILQKEMPERYYDVGIAEQHAVLFAAGMALQGMKPVAAIYSTFLQRAFDQIVHDVCLQSLNVVFAMDRAGLVGDDGPTHHGAFDIAYLRPLPNIVLMAPRDEAMLVNMLRTATLYDSGPIALRYPRGEAEGVRLPARPERIEIGRGEVLREGERVALLGYGFGVPLAMGAARELQAHGLEVTVADARFAKPLDVELIESLAAEHDLIATIEDGVLMGGFGSGVGEAMLDRGLAADTHLLRIGLPDRYVTHGKPALLHEEVGLTPTSIAERVAEAVLDPRALQSA is encoded by the coding sequence ATGAGCCTTCTCGAAAACGTCAACAAGCCCCAGGATCTCCACGAGCTGGACGACGAGCAGCTCCAGCAGCTTGCGCAGGAGGTGCGCGAGCACGTGATCGACACGATCGGCGAGATCGGCGGTCACTTCGGCGCCAACCTGGGCGTATGCGAGCTGGCCGTGGCGCTCCACAGCCTGCTCAACTCGCCGAAGGACAAGATCATCTGGGACGTCGGCCACCAGGCGTACCCGCACAAGGTGCTCACCGGCCGCCGCGACCAGCTTCAGACCATCCGTCAGTACGGCGGCCTCGCGCCCTTCTGCTCGATCTTCGAGTCGGAGCACGACATCATCGGCGCGGGCCACGCCTCCACCTCGGTGTCCTACGCGGTCGGCCTGAAGGAAGCGATGCGCCACGGGGTCGGCGAGGACGGCAAGGTGGTGGCCGTGATCGGCGACGGCGCGCTCACGGGCGGCGTCGCGTTCGAGGCCCTCCACAACGCCGGCGGCCTGGACGTGCCGATCGTGATCATCCTCAACGACAACGGCATGTCGATCGCGCCGAACGTGGGCGCGCTCTCGCGCTACTTCAACCGCGTGCGGCTCAATCCCAAGCTTCATCGTGCGCGCGAGGGCGTGGAGACCGGGCTCACCAAGCTTCCGGCCGGCATCGGCGACCGCATCGAGCGGCTCGGCCCGCAGATCAAGGAGTCGATCAAGGCGTTCTGGGCGCCGGGCCTCTTGTTCGAGGAGCTCGACCTCGCCTACGTGGGCGTGGTGGACGGCCATGACGTGCACGCGCTGCGCAACGCGATCGGGGAGGCGCTGAAGGCGGACCGGCCCGTGGTGGTCCACATCAAGACCGTGAAGGGGAAGGGCTTCGCGCCCGCGGAGGACGGCGGACTCGAGGGCATGGAGAAGTGGCACGCGGCCAAGCCGGCCTCGATCGTGAACGGCGCTCCCGCGCCCGCGCCGAAGAAGAACGGCGCCGCGCGCTTCGCGAAGCCCGCTCCGCCGCAGTACACCACCGTGTTCGGCAACGCGCTCGTGGAGGAGTGCAAGCGCGACGAGCGCGTCTGCGGCATCACTGCCGCGATGAACTCGGGCACCGGGCTCAACATCCTCCAGAAGGAGATGCCCGAGCGCTACTACGACGTGGGTATCGCCGAGCAGCACGCCGTGCTGTTCGCCGCGGGCATGGCGCTGCAGGGGATGAAGCCGGTGGCGGCCATCTACTCGACCTTCCTGCAGCGCGCGTTTGACCAGATCGTCCACGACGTCTGCCTGCAGAGCCTCAATGTCGTGTTCGCCATGGATCGCGCCGGCCTCGTGGGCGACGACGGCCCGACCCACCACGGCGCGTTCGACATCGCGTACCTGCGGCCGCTCCCGAACATCGTGCTGATGGCGCCGCGCGACGAGGCGATGCTGGTGAACATGCTGCGCACCGCCACGCTCTACGACAGCGGGCCGATCGCTCTGCGCTACCCGCGCGGCGAGGCAGAGGGCGTGCGGCTGCCGGCGAGGCCGGAGCGGATCGAGATCGGTCGCGGCGAGGTGCTGCGCGAGGGCGAGCGCGTTGCGCTCCTCGGCTACGGATTCGGAGTGCCGCTCGCGATGGGCGCGGCACGGGAGCTCCAGGCGCACGGCCTCGAGGTGACCGTGGCCGACGCTCGCTTCGCGAAGCCGCTCGACGTCGAGCTGATCGAGTCGCTGGCCGCCGAGCACGACCTCATAGCCACGATCGAGGACGGTGTGCTGATGGGCGGGTTCGGCTCGGGCGTGGGCGAGGCGATGCTCGACCGCGGCCTGGCGGCGGACACGCACCTGCTGCGCATCGGGCTGCCGGATCGCTACGTCACCCACGGCAAGCCCGCGTTGCTGCACGAGGAGGTCGGACTCACGCCGACCTCCATCGCCGAGCGTGTGGCCGAGGCCGTGCTCGATCCGCGCGCGCTTCAGTCTGCCTAG
- a CDS encoding MarR family winged helix-turn-helix transcriptional regulator, translating to MPPKPRSHTREAGAALAAAAPLATRWVERVLAAHEPPLTVAQYLALRTIAAAPRSASELARGTGVSGPAVSQLVSALVDAGLVERRSSDEDRRRSALALTPAGNRTLRSATALVADRLANLLSDLPKPEADALTRLLERVEAALLGQPPPRRPHPPPPPR from the coding sequence ATGCCCCCGAAGCCGCGATCGCACACGCGCGAGGCCGGCGCCGCCCTGGCCGCCGCCGCGCCGCTGGCCACACGCTGGGTCGAGCGCGTGCTGGCGGCGCACGAGCCACCGCTCACGGTGGCGCAGTACCTCGCCCTGAGAACGATCGCCGCAGCTCCCCGTTCGGCGTCGGAGCTGGCGCGGGGCACTGGCGTATCGGGCCCGGCGGTGTCTCAGCTCGTGTCGGCGCTGGTGGACGCCGGGCTGGTGGAACGCCGCAGCAGCGATGAGGACCGCCGCAGAAGCGCCCTCGCCCTCACGCCCGCCGGTAACCGCACGCTGCGCTCGGCCACCGCGCTCGTGGCCGATCGGCTCGCGAACCTGCTGTCAGACCTGCCGAAGCCGGAGGCCGACGCGCTCACGCGCCTGCTCGAGCGCGTTGAGGCAGCGCTATTGGGCCAACCGCCGCCACGGCGCCCGCACCCGCCTCCGCCCCCTCGCTAG
- a CDS encoding SLC13 family permease: MAIAFVAARPRSWLGAAGAAACAALTLVTAGAAPAALAAAGPPVAFIAAVMALALLADESGLAGSLAAWLAHAGRGRSGVLFALVCVMCALLTAALSLDGAVVVMVPVVVALARRHGAPLRPLLLATVGVANSFSAALPAGNPTNLVVMERLGLSPGGFTARMLLPSLAATVACAAVLWLVERRSLARGYRAAGGSLPGGGAGAAVTIAALAAAIAADWLSPLVGVSPWLPVSVVAALALAAARRRPLIALPVRLGVQIGSLLVVVDALRAALHLGRLGIASPTLAGLAMVAAAVTFGAALANNLPASAAVAGLLSAGPGSYAALLGLSAGALATPHGSVATLVSLDMSHCHGARGLARVWAAAALAAVAAGVLLLRLTS, from the coding sequence GTGGCGATCGCGTTCGTCGCGGCGCGCCCGAGGAGCTGGCTGGGCGCCGCCGGCGCGGCCGCCTGTGCCGCGCTCACGCTCGTTACTGCCGGTGCGGCGCCCGCCGCCCTGGCGGCCGCCGGCCCGCCTGTGGCGTTCATCGCCGCGGTGATGGCCCTCGCGCTGCTCGCGGACGAGTCCGGTCTGGCGGGGAGCCTGGCGGCCTGGCTCGCCCATGCCGGGCGTGGCAGAAGCGGAGTGCTGTTCGCGCTCGTGTGCGTGATGTGCGCGCTTCTCACCGCAGCGCTTTCTCTGGACGGCGCGGTGGTGGTGATGGTGCCGGTGGTCGTCGCGCTCGCCCGGCGCCACGGTGCTCCGCTGCGCCCGCTGCTGCTCGCCACCGTGGGGGTGGCCAACAGCTTCTCGGCAGCTTTGCCGGCCGGCAATCCCACCAACCTCGTGGTGATGGAGCGGCTCGGCCTCTCGCCGGGCGGGTTCACCGCCCGGATGCTCCTGCCGTCACTCGCCGCCACCGTGGCGTGCGCGGCCGTGCTGTGGCTCGTGGAGCGGCGGAGCCTCGCCCGCGGCTACAGGGCGGCCGGCGGCAGCTTGCCGGGAGGTGGCGCCGGAGCCGCAGTGACCATCGCGGCGCTTGCGGCGGCCATCGCCGCGGACTGGCTTTCGCCGCTGGTGGGAGTCTCGCCCTGGCTTCCGGTGAGCGTCGTGGCGGCCCTGGCCCTTGCCGCCGCAAGGCGCCGGCCGCTAATCGCGCTTCCTGTTCGGCTCGGCGTCCAGATCGGGTCGCTGCTCGTGGTGGTCGATGCGCTCCGGGCAGCGCTTCACCTCGGCAGGCTCGGCATCGCTTCGCCCACGCTCGCCGGGCTCGCAATGGTGGCTGCCGCGGTCACATTTGGCGCCGCGCTTGCCAACAACCTGCCCGCGAGCGCGGCCGTGGCCGGGCTGCTCAGCGCGGGCCCGGGCTCGTACGCTGCGCTGCTCGGCCTGTCGGCGGGCGCGCTGGCCACTCCTCATGGGTCGGTGGCAACGCTCGTCTCGCTCGACATGTCCCACTGCCACGGCGCCCGCGGGCTCGCCCGTGTCTGGGCGGCCGCCGCCCTGGCCGCCGTGGCCGCGGGCGTGCTCCTGCTTCGCCTCACCTCCTGA
- a CDS encoding TlyA family RNA methyltransferase has product MAKTRLDALLVERGLFESRSRAAAAVMAGEVRLGSGGERAQKPGQLVQGDAEIAVDELPGYVSRGGVKLANALDAFGLDPDGRCCLDVGASTGGFTDCLLQRGAEHVVALDVAYGELHWTMRNHSRVTVIERVNARALEPSDLPYAPDLIVVDVSFISLTKVLPAVLACVAGRFDCLALVKPQFEVGRERVGKGGVVRSADDRRAALVSVGEAVRALGHAVLGFASSGLPGPAGNRESFVWAAEAGRDDDVQDIEAAAREVEA; this is encoded by the coding sequence GTGGCGAAGACGCGCCTAGATGCGCTGCTCGTTGAGCGGGGGCTGTTCGAGTCTCGCTCGCGCGCCGCGGCCGCGGTGATGGCGGGCGAGGTGAGGCTCGGCTCCGGTGGCGAGCGCGCCCAGAAGCCCGGGCAGCTCGTGCAGGGCGACGCTGAAATCGCGGTCGACGAGCTCCCCGGCTACGTGTCACGCGGCGGTGTGAAGCTCGCGAACGCGCTGGACGCGTTCGGGCTCGACCCCGACGGACGCTGCTGCCTCGACGTCGGCGCCTCCACCGGGGGCTTCACGGATTGCCTGCTTCAGCGCGGCGCTGAGCATGTGGTGGCGCTTGACGTGGCCTACGGAGAGCTGCACTGGACCATGAGAAACCACTCGCGCGTGACCGTGATCGAGCGGGTGAACGCACGGGCACTCGAGCCGTCCGATCTCCCGTATGCGCCGGATCTGATCGTCGTGGACGTGTCCTTCATCTCACTGACGAAGGTGCTGCCGGCCGTGCTGGCTTGCGTGGCGGGCCGCTTCGACTGCCTCGCGCTCGTCAAGCCGCAGTTCGAGGTGGGCCGCGAGCGGGTGGGAAAGGGCGGCGTGGTGCGCTCCGCGGACGACAGGCGAGCGGCCCTCGTGTCGGTGGGCGAGGCCGTTCGGGCACTGGGCCACGCGGTACTCGGCTTTGCGTCGTCCGGGTTGCCGGGGCCCGCGGGCAACCGCGAGAGCTTCGTCTGGGCGGCAGAGGCCGGGCGCGACGATGATGTCCAGGACATCGAGGCCGCGGCTCGGGAGGTGGAGGCGTGA
- a CDS encoding NAD(+)/NADH kinase yields MKRPSVVTLLTHQAAEETTAGVHTVIDELIAAGVRVRVDAEEVQKHGLEPRDGLTLDADQEDGTEVAVVLGGDGTMLRAMRTFAGRGVPVFSFNFGAIGFLATVERDELEEGIRRVLEGDYDLINMPALAIETGGERYLGVNDISFHRRANNRVAELAYSVGPDQLGSVRCDGLVVSTPVGSTGYNLANGGPVLAWGVQGYVVSFIAPHTLTARALVVATDAVLTVQNGSESEPVDVTTDGRIVCALEPQAEMDIRFEPDKVLLAQRPGSNFYHRLREKFGRLAS; encoded by the coding sequence GTGAAGCGGCCGAGCGTCGTCACGCTGCTCACGCATCAGGCGGCGGAGGAGACCACCGCGGGCGTCCATACCGTGATCGACGAGCTGATCGCCGCCGGCGTTCGCGTGCGTGTGGACGCTGAGGAGGTTCAAAAGCACGGGCTCGAGCCGCGCGACGGGCTCACGCTCGACGCGGACCAGGAGGATGGGACGGAGGTCGCCGTCGTACTGGGTGGCGACGGCACGATGCTCCGGGCGATGCGCACGTTCGCCGGCCGGGGAGTGCCCGTCTTCTCCTTCAACTTCGGCGCGATCGGGTTCCTGGCCACCGTCGAGCGCGACGAGCTCGAGGAGGGCATCCGGCGGGTCCTCGAGGGCGACTACGACCTGATCAACATGCCCGCGCTCGCCATCGAGACGGGCGGCGAGCGCTACCTCGGCGTGAACGACATCTCATTCCACCGGCGGGCGAACAACCGCGTGGCGGAGCTCGCCTACAGCGTCGGGCCCGACCAGCTCGGGAGCGTGCGATGCGACGGGCTCGTGGTGTCCACCCCCGTGGGATCCACGGGCTACAACCTCGCCAACGGCGGCCCGGTGCTCGCGTGGGGCGTGCAGGGCTACGTGGTGTCGTTCATCGCTCCGCACACGCTCACCGCACGGGCGCTCGTGGTGGCGACGGACGCGGTGCTCACCGTGCAGAACGGGTCGGAGAGCGAGCCGGTGGACGTGACCACCGACGGCCGGATCGTGTGCGCGCTCGAGCCGCAGGCGGAGATGGACATCCGCTTCGAGCCCGACAAGGTGCTGCTCGCCCAGCGGCCCGGGTCGAACTTCTACCACCGGTTGCGGGAGAAGTTCGGGCGGTTGGCCTCGTAG